One segment of Sinorhizobium sp. BG8 DNA contains the following:
- a CDS encoding sigma-54-dependent Fis family transcriptional regulator, whose amino-acid sequence MFSHSEHIREIESVALGRSTGRDDTVVRSWLRCLEQHRLDPTQACEAFIVPETQLKEHRQQSEELVAIARSGLEQLFRQVAGQNYVLLLSDAKGVTVEFLGDPLFDNNLRKAGLYLGSEWSEGRAGTCAVGACIEAGEALTIHQTDHFDNTHTPLSCTAAPIYDTGGRLSAVLDISLLSSPILKASQNLALHLVTATARRIELANLMAQTRNEWVLRFARSPEFLDVDPEAAVSIDGMGRVIGMTHGGARILARAVGGDWRDTRKLIGQPVSRFLDLDIDGLPDLTRRRPTQDRLVFARDGNALFAHAIEPHVRARSAPMTREQIPPPLRRIGGEAPEIVALQARAAKLARTRLPVLIQGETGTGKEHLALAIHEGSGLKGRFVAINCAAIPEQLIESELFGYVPGAFTGAAPKGRKGLVEEADGGTLFLDEIGDMPLGLQSRLLRVLAEHEVLPVGGTEPRPVRIRIVSASHRPLQALVREGRFREDLYYRLNAATLSLPPLRERPDFDWVLAQILERYRDGDRRLNISQASLAALKAHDWPGNIRELDNAVAVAAALCEDGVVEPEDLPEAIAASGIGGSGRGPAARLEALLKSCDWNVSEAARRMGCDRSTIHRQVKRYGLIQRH is encoded by the coding sequence ATGTTTTCGCATTCCGAGCACATACGCGAGATCGAGAGCGTGGCGCTGGGCCGTTCGACGGGGCGCGACGATACCGTCGTGCGATCCTGGCTGCGGTGCCTGGAGCAACATCGGCTCGACCCGACCCAGGCCTGCGAGGCCTTCATCGTTCCCGAAACGCAGCTGAAGGAGCATCGCCAGCAGTCCGAGGAACTGGTCGCCATTGCCCGTTCGGGGCTGGAACAGCTCTTCCGGCAGGTGGCGGGGCAGAACTACGTGCTCCTGCTCTCGGACGCCAAGGGCGTCACCGTCGAATTCCTGGGCGATCCGCTTTTCGACAACAACCTCAGGAAGGCCGGTCTCTATCTCGGTTCGGAATGGTCGGAAGGACGGGCCGGCACCTGCGCGGTGGGTGCCTGCATCGAGGCGGGCGAGGCGCTGACGATCCACCAGACCGATCATTTCGACAACACGCACACGCCGCTTTCGTGTACGGCCGCGCCGATCTACGACACGGGCGGGCGCCTCTCGGCGGTGCTGGACATATCGCTCTTGAGCTCGCCCATCCTGAAGGCCAGCCAGAACCTGGCGCTCCACCTCGTCACTGCGACCGCAAGGCGGATCGAGCTCGCCAACCTCATGGCCCAGACCCGCAACGAGTGGGTCTTGAGGTTCGCCCGGTCGCCGGAATTTCTCGATGTCGATCCTGAAGCGGCGGTCTCGATCGACGGCATGGGGCGGGTGATCGGCATGACGCATGGCGGCGCGCGGATTCTCGCGCGGGCGGTCGGCGGCGACTGGCGCGATACCCGCAAGCTGATCGGCCAGCCGGTCTCACGGTTCCTCGACCTGGACATAGACGGGCTCCCGGATCTCACGCGCCGCCGCCCGACGCAGGATCGCCTCGTCTTCGCCCGCGATGGCAACGCGCTGTTCGCCCATGCAATCGAGCCGCATGTCCGCGCGCGCAGCGCGCCGATGACGCGCGAACAGATCCCGCCCCCCTTGCGACGGATCGGCGGAGAGGCCCCCGAGATCGTCGCGCTTCAGGCGAGGGCCGCGAAACTCGCGCGCACGCGATTGCCGGTTCTCATCCAGGGCGAGACCGGCACGGGCAAGGAGCATCTTGCGCTCGCCATCCACGAGGGTAGTGGTCTCAAGGGGCGGTTCGTGGCCATCAACTGCGCGGCGATCCCCGAGCAGCTCATCGAAAGCGAACTGTTCGGCTATGTCCCCGGCGCCTTCACGGGCGCCGCGCCGAAGGGCCGAAAGGGCCTGGTCGAGGAGGCCGACGGCGGGACCCTGTTCCTGGACGAGATCGGGGACATGCCGCTCGGGCTGCAGAGCCGCCTGCTGAGGGTGCTCGCCGAACACGAAGTGCTGCCGGTGGGCGGCACGGAGCCGCGTCCCGTCCGCATCCGCATCGTCTCTGCCTCCCACCGCCCCTTGCAGGCGCTTGTGCGCGAGGGGCGGTTCCGGGAGGATCTCTATTACAGGCTAAACGCTGCGACACTGTCGCTGCCCCCGCTTCGCGAGAGGCCCGATTTCGACTGGGTTCTCGCGCAGATTCTCGAAAGATACCGTGACGGCGACCGCCGGCTGAACATTTCGCAGGCGTCGCTCGCCGCGCTCAAGGCCCATGACTGGCCGGGCAACATCCGCGAACTGGACAATGCCGTCGCCGTGGCGGCGGCGCTCTGCGAGGACGGCGTGGTGGAGCCCGAGGACCTGCCGGAAGCCATCGCCGCGTCCGGTATCGGAGGCAGCGGGCGAGGTCCGGCAGCGCGGCTCGAAGCCCTGCTCAAATCCTGCGACTGGAATGTCTCGGAAGCAGCTCGGCGCATGGGTTGCGATCGTTCGACAATCCACCGTCAGGTCAAACGCTACGGTCTCATCCAGCGCCACTGA
- a CDS encoding hydroxyacid dehydrogenase translates to MSRNIVLVDPLPRTLELIMTPEVRSRLEKLGEVVVSEDRQMPDELVDEILPDTVLIFGQTAMPKERLDRATKLKAIINVESNFLPNIDYQACVERGIWVITPASAFASPVAEASLAMALDLARGITVADRDFRAGTEEYGLAANRDTFRFAGANVGIIGFGDLGRQLRELIRPFRNEVRVYDPWLPKEIIERLDCRPATLEETLAESRVVFVFASVTSENEGFIGRREFALMQPGSAFLLMSRAAVVDFPAMLDAVRSGHIRAATDVFPEEPVAADDPVRQIPGLLLSAHRTGGTRDAFYELGAMSVADAELIMRGLPPQLCRRADPATASRLRSKPVAVS, encoded by the coding sequence ATGAGCCGCAATATCGTGCTGGTCGATCCGCTGCCGCGGACGCTCGAACTGATCATGACGCCGGAGGTCCGATCCCGTCTCGAGAAGCTCGGCGAGGTCGTCGTGTCCGAGGATCGCCAGATGCCCGACGAACTGGTCGATGAAATCCTGCCCGACACCGTCCTGATCTTCGGCCAGACGGCGATGCCGAAGGAAAGGCTGGACCGCGCGACGAAGCTCAAGGCGATCATCAACGTCGAGTCGAATTTCCTGCCGAACATCGACTACCAGGCCTGCGTCGAGCGCGGCATCTGGGTCATCACGCCCGCTTCCGCCTTCGCCTCGCCGGTCGCCGAGGCATCCCTTGCCATGGCGCTCGATCTCGCACGCGGCATCACCGTGGCCGACAGGGATTTTCGCGCCGGAACGGAGGAGTATGGCCTCGCGGCCAACAGGGATACGTTTCGCTTCGCGGGCGCAAACGTCGGGATCATCGGCTTCGGCGATCTCGGCAGACAGCTCCGCGAGCTCATCCGTCCGTTCAGGAACGAGGTCCGCGTCTACGATCCATGGCTGCCGAAGGAGATCATCGAGCGCCTCGATTGCAGGCCGGCGACGCTCGAGGAGACGCTGGCCGAGAGCCGGGTCGTCTTCGTCTTCGCAAGCGTCACCAGCGAGAACGAGGGCTTTATCGGCAGGCGCGAATTCGCACTGATGCAGCCTGGCTCGGCCTTCCTGCTGATGAGCCGGGCGGCGGTCGTGGACTTTCCGGCGATGCTTGACGCGGTAAGGTCGGGACATATCCGCGCCGCCACCGACGTGTTCCCGGAGGAGCCTGTCGCAGCCGACGACCCGGTGCGGCAGATCCCGGGTCTGCTTCTCTCCGCGCACCGGACCGGGGGCACGCGGGACGCCTTCTACGAACTCGGCGCGATGAGCGTTGCGGATGCCGAACTCATCATGAGGGGACTGCCGCCGCAGCTTTGCCGCAGGGCCGATCCGGCGACCGCCAGCCGGTTGCGATCGAAGCCCGTAGCCGTTTCGTGA
- a CDS encoding peroxiredoxin → MSLRINETAPDFTADTTQGSVTFHEWIGDNWAVLFSHPKNFTPVCTTELGTMAGLEGEFRKRGVKIIGISVDPVESHGKWKNDIKVATGFDVEYPLIGDRDLKVAKLYDMLPDGAGDTSEGRTPADNATVRSVYVIGPDKKIKLILTYPMTTGRNFDEILRAIDSIQLTAKHQVATPANWKQGEDVIITAAVSNEDAVKRFGSFDTVLPYLRKTKQPTA, encoded by the coding sequence ATGAGCCTTCGCATCAACGAGACCGCTCCCGACTTCACAGCCGACACCACGCAGGGTTCTGTAACCTTCCACGAGTGGATCGGCGACAACTGGGCAGTGCTCTTTTCGCACCCCAAGAACTTCACGCCGGTCTGCACCACCGAGCTCGGCACGATGGCCGGACTGGAAGGAGAATTCCGCAAGCGCGGCGTCAAGATCATCGGCATCTCGGTCGATCCGGTAGAGAGCCACGGCAAGTGGAAGAACGACATCAAGGTCGCAACGGGTTTCGACGTCGAATACCCGCTGATCGGTGACCGGGACCTGAAGGTCGCGAAACTGTACGACATGCTTCCGGATGGCGCCGGCGACACGTCGGAAGGCCGGACGCCGGCGGACAACGCCACGGTACGCTCGGTCTACGTCATCGGCCCGGACAAGAAGATCAAGCTGATCCTCACATACCCGATGACGACGGGTCGCAACTTCGACGAGATCCTGCGCGCCATCGATTCGATCCAGCTGACGGCAAAGCATCAGGTCGCGACACCTGCGAACTGGAAGCAGGGAGAGGACGTGATCATCACTGCCGCGGTTTCGAATGAAGACGCTGTAAAGCGCTTCGGCTCGTTCGACACCGTCCTGCCCTATCTGCGCAAGACCAAGCAGCCGACCGCCTGA
- a CDS encoding TetR/AcrR family transcriptional regulator — MNAKPQRQRLDPAKRAELILDAALGLFGTSHYSIVTVREIAVACGVNVGLIYHYFENKDHLFRSVLAHSINQIMAGYAASCGSLRDDPLGEIGAWLDIQATIAPTVTRMVKIMADYAALDRRDPEVDSLVAQFYEHERVLIEETLVRGIEDKTYRHVDVAKMSRMIGVYLDGIFHAAESRGENRIAEDIKELRELVLNLLTAPQRALG, encoded by the coding sequence ATGAATGCCAAACCACAGCGCCAGCGACTCGATCCTGCGAAGAGGGCGGAACTCATCCTGGATGCGGCGCTTGGCCTCTTTGGCACGTCCCACTACAGCATCGTCACGGTGCGCGAGATCGCGGTCGCCTGCGGGGTCAATGTTGGGCTGATCTACCATTACTTCGAGAACAAGGATCACCTGTTCCGCAGCGTTCTCGCTCACTCGATCAACCAGATCATGGCCGGCTACGCGGCGTCGTGCGGCAGTCTGCGCGATGATCCGCTCGGCGAAATCGGCGCCTGGCTCGACATCCAGGCCACCATCGCACCGACGGTGACGCGCATGGTGAAGATCATGGCCGACTACGCCGCCCTCGACAGGCGTGATCCGGAGGTGGACAGTCTGGTGGCGCAATTCTACGAGCACGAGCGCGTTCTAATCGAGGAGACGCTCGTCCGCGGCATCGAGGACAAGACCTACCGGCACGTGGACGTCGCCAAGATGTCAAGAATGATCGGCGTCTATCTCGACGGCATCTTCCATGCCGCCGAAAGCCGCGGCGAAAACCGGATCGCCGAGGATATCAAGGAACTGAGGGAGCTGGTGCTCAACCTGCTGACGGCGCCGCAGCGGGCTCTCGGCTAG
- a CDS encoding putative urea ABC transporter substrate-binding protein: MRRLLGTILMSILLLAGVVGGTTRDAVAAQKKSFKVGYSIYVGFMPMSYLAQSGILKKWADKYGIEIEMVVVNDYVGSINQFIAGDFDAVGVAGMDGLTMPAAGGVDTTLFLITDYSNGNDQLLSKTASSVADLKGKDVYLLEFSVSHYLLDRALVTNGLTGLGEVKTVNISDADIAAAYISNAEIEHAVSWKPMTADMLDSNDASKVLFDSSKIPGEIMDAFIGHTETLKDNPDFGKALTGAWYEALGILKQGGDAAKPVNELMASAMGTDEAGLKSQVDTTYFFYTPADAYAFLTDAKTKQSWDYIRKFSFDRGLFGQGAASVDAVGISLPDGSILGDTANVKLRVDATFAKIAADGAL; the protein is encoded by the coding sequence ATGAGAAGGCTTTTGGGTACCATTCTGATGTCTATTCTCCTGCTGGCGGGAGTCGTCGGGGGAACCACCCGCGATGCAGTCGCCGCGCAGAAGAAGTCGTTCAAGGTCGGCTATTCGATCTACGTCGGTTTCATGCCGATGTCCTACCTCGCGCAGTCCGGCATCCTGAAGAAATGGGCCGACAAGTACGGCATCGAAATCGAGATGGTCGTCGTCAATGACTATGTCGGCAGCATCAACCAGTTCATCGCGGGCGATTTCGACGCCGTCGGCGTAGCCGGGATGGACGGCCTGACGATGCCCGCGGCCGGCGGCGTCGACACCACGCTCTTCCTCATCACCGACTATTCGAACGGCAACGACCAGCTCCTGTCGAAGACTGCGAGCTCCGTCGCCGACCTGAAGGGCAAGGACGTCTACCTCCTCGAATTCAGCGTGTCGCACTACCTCCTCGACCGCGCGCTCGTCACCAACGGCCTGACCGGACTTGGCGAGGTCAAGACCGTCAACATTTCCGATGCCGATATCGCAGCCGCCTACATCTCGAACGCCGAGATCGAACACGCCGTCTCGTGGAAGCCGATGACGGCCGACATGCTCGATTCGAACGATGCAAGCAAGGTGCTGTTCGACAGCTCCAAGATCCCCGGCGAGATCATGGATGCCTTCATCGGGCATACTGAAACGCTGAAGGACAACCCGGACTTCGGCAAGGCGCTGACCGGTGCCTGGTATGAAGCGCTCGGCATCCTGAAGCAGGGCGGCGATGCGGCAAAGCCGGTCAACGAGCTGATGGCCAGCGCCATGGGCACCGACGAGGCAGGGCTGAAGTCCCAGGTGGACACGACCTACTTCTTCTACACCCCGGCCGATGCCTATGCATTCCTGACCGACGCGAAGACCAAGCAGTCCTGGGACTACATCCGCAAGTTCAGCTTCGACCGTGGCCTCTTCGGCCAGGGCGCGGCAAGCGTGGATGCCGTCGGTATCTCGCTGCCCGACGGATCGATTCTCGGCGACACGGCCAACGTGAAGCTCAGGGTGGACGCCACCTTCGCCAAGATCGCGGCAGACGGCGCGCTCTGA
- a CDS encoding ABC transporter permease: protein MKRIINYPPNRRQRIMLGILPFIVVLLVYVMGSEVRLAANAGDKIMPAFSSFYAAMERLAVQPDKATGNYLFWLDTYLSLWRLFVGLGLSALIAVFIGIPVGFIPHLRATFDPVLAALSLVPPLAVLPILFIIFGLGEISKIVLIIFGVAPFLTRDVILRVDGLPREQIVKAQTLGGSTWQMMLHVVLPQVVPGLVNALRLSLGAAWLFVIASEAITAEGGLGYRIFLVRRYLAMDVILPYVVWITLLAFLVDYGLRRLNEFAFPWAHLKEA, encoded by the coding sequence GTGAAGCGCATCATCAACTATCCACCGAACCGCCGCCAACGGATCATGCTCGGCATCCTGCCGTTCATCGTTGTGCTCCTGGTCTACGTGATGGGCTCCGAAGTCCGGCTTGCCGCCAATGCGGGGGACAAGATCATGCCAGCCTTCTCCTCCTTCTACGCGGCAATGGAGCGCCTCGCCGTCCAGCCCGACAAGGCAACAGGCAACTACCTCTTCTGGCTGGACACCTATCTCAGCCTCTGGCGATTGTTCGTCGGGCTCGGGCTGTCGGCCCTGATCGCGGTTTTCATCGGCATTCCGGTCGGCTTCATCCCGCACCTGAGGGCTACCTTCGATCCGGTGCTGGCGGCACTATCCCTGGTTCCGCCACTCGCCGTACTGCCCATCCTGTTCATCATCTTCGGGCTCGGCGAGATCTCGAAGATCGTGCTGATCATCTTCGGCGTGGCGCCGTTCCTGACACGGGACGTCATCCTGCGGGTGGACGGCCTGCCTCGCGAACAGATCGTCAAGGCCCAGACGCTCGGTGGATCGACATGGCAGATGATGCTGCATGTCGTCCTTCCGCAAGTCGTTCCCGGACTCGTGAACGCCCTGCGCCTGTCGCTTGGCGCGGCCTGGCTCTTCGTGATCGCCTCGGAGGCGATTACCGCGGAGGGCGGGCTCGGCTACCGGATCTTCCTCGTCAGGCGGTATCTCGCGATGGACGTCATCCTTCCCTACGTGGTCTGGATCACGCTTCTGGCCTTCCTTGTCGACTACGGCCTGCGCCGCCTCAACGAGTTCGCCTTCCCCTGGGCGCACCTGAAGGAGGCCTGA
- a CDS encoding ABC transporter ATP-binding protein, which translates to MTEITFDKVWKEYDDTIVLENVCLSLRDHEFLSIVGPSGVGKTTMLRLLLSQEVPTKGTILIDGEPISGEPAADRGVVFQRYSVFPHKTVLGNVMIGPQWQQSRFLGRLFGARRQEVTERALTLLERVGLKEAADKYPQQLSGGMQQRLAIAQALIMKPKVLLLDEPFGALDPVTRKSMHVLIRELWMENAMTIVMITHDMAEAFELGTRVIAIDKVRRDPQAPERFGACVVSDFEAKPRIVRDSRRFELVRAATRGAASAVEEAGGDVLSNFPPLSRNSSL; encoded by the coding sequence ATGACGGAGATCACCTTCGACAAGGTCTGGAAGGAATACGACGACACCATCGTGCTGGAGAACGTGTGCCTCAGCCTGCGCGATCACGAGTTCCTCTCGATCGTCGGTCCGAGCGGCGTCGGGAAGACCACCATGCTGCGCCTTCTGCTGAGCCAGGAGGTGCCGACGAAAGGCACGATCCTGATCGACGGCGAGCCAATCTCTGGCGAACCCGCCGCCGACAGGGGCGTGGTGTTCCAGCGCTACTCGGTCTTTCCGCACAAGACGGTGCTCGGCAACGTCATGATCGGTCCGCAATGGCAGCAGTCCCGATTTCTCGGGCGGCTGTTCGGCGCCCGGCGCCAGGAGGTGACCGAGCGCGCCTTGACGCTCCTCGAACGGGTCGGGCTGAAGGAGGCGGCGGACAAGTATCCGCAGCAGCTCTCCGGCGGCATGCAGCAGCGCCTCGCCATCGCGCAGGCACTGATCATGAAGCCGAAGGTCCTGCTTCTCGACGAACCCTTCGGCGCACTCGACCCCGTCACGCGCAAATCCATGCATGTGCTCATTCGCGAACTGTGGATGGAGAACGCGATGACGATCGTAATGATCACCCATGACATGGCCGAGGCCTTCGAGCTCGGAACCCGCGTCATCGCGATCGACAAGGTGCGCCGCGATCCGCAGGCCCCGGAAAGGTTCGGCGCCTGCGTCGTCTCCGACTTCGAGGCCAAGCCTCGCATCGTGCGCGACAGCCGGCGCTTCGAACTCGTCCGCGCCGCCACCCGTGGCGCTGCATCCGCGGTCGAGGAAGCGGGCGGCGACGTTCTTTCGAATTTCCCTCCGCTCAGCCGGAATTCTTCTCTCTGA
- a CDS encoding NtaA/DmoA family FMN-dependent monooxygenase (This protein belongs to a clade of FMN-dependent monooxygenases, within a broader family of flavin-dependent oxidoreductases, the luciferase-like monooxygenase (LMM) family, some of whose members use coenzyme F420 rather than FMN.): protein MAPKPMHLAWFMNFTPDEWREPFGNGGTPWDGRFYIEMAQALERACFDYIMIEDKLMVPETYGGSRDFALKNAMMVPKADPAPLATAMGMATSRLGVVATMSTMAYPPFLLARLCSTIDSLTRGRFGWNIVTSAEDLAAQNFNLDVLPLRETRYEMADEYMDVVRKLFDSWDKDAVVLDRAKGVYADPTKVHTIDHAGKFFKVRGPLNTVPSPQGRPVFVQAGASPRGRDFAAIHADSIISVASGVSAMKAFRDDIRARAEKFGRNPDEIKVLFCITPTLGETEAEAYDKYNRMVSSDYFITDTLSSISAITEIDFSKFDVDKPLPEKLVTNGESGTLDKFQQWGSGKTLRELVVDGGGGLVSSVELIGTPDQVADKMGEVMSYVGGDGFLLTTPVLRVSRRYITEITDGLVPALQRRGLARTEYKHELLRDNLMEF, encoded by the coding sequence ATGGCGCCGAAGCCGATGCACCTCGCATGGTTCATGAATTTCACCCCGGACGAATGGCGCGAACCCTTCGGCAACGGGGGTACCCCCTGGGACGGCCGCTTCTACATCGAGATGGCGCAGGCCCTGGAGCGCGCCTGCTTCGACTACATCATGATCGAGGACAAGCTGATGGTCCCCGAGACCTATGGCGGCTCGCGTGACTTCGCGCTGAAGAACGCGATGATGGTGCCCAAGGCGGACCCGGCACCGCTGGCAACCGCCATGGGCATGGCGACCTCCAGGCTCGGCGTCGTTGCCACCATGTCGACGATGGCCTATCCGCCCTTCCTGCTGGCGCGCCTCTGCTCGACGATCGACAGCCTGACCCGCGGTCGCTTCGGCTGGAACATCGTCACCAGCGCGGAAGACCTGGCGGCGCAGAACTTCAACCTCGACGTTCTGCCTCTGCGCGAGACCCGCTACGAGATGGCTGACGAGTACATGGATGTCGTGCGCAAGCTCTTCGATAGCTGGGACAAGGATGCCGTCGTGCTCGACCGGGCAAAAGGCGTCTACGCCGACCCGACGAAGGTGCACACCATCGATCATGCCGGCAAGTTCTTCAAGGTTCGCGGACCGCTGAACACCGTGCCCTCGCCGCAGGGTCGGCCGGTCTTCGTGCAGGCCGGCGCCTCGCCGCGCGGCCGCGACTTCGCCGCCATCCATGCCGACTCGATCATCTCGGTGGCGAGCGGCGTTTCCGCGATGAAGGCATTCCGGGATGACATCCGCGCCCGCGCGGAAAAATTCGGGCGCAATCCCGACGAGATCAAGGTGCTTTTCTGCATCACGCCGACGCTCGGCGAGACCGAGGCCGAGGCCTACGACAAGTACAACCGCATGGTCTCCTCGGACTACTTCATCACCGACACGCTTTCTTCCATATCGGCGATCACCGAGATCGACTTCTCGAAGTTCGATGTCGACAAGCCGCTGCCGGAGAAGCTGGTGACCAACGGCGAGTCCGGCACGCTGGACAAATTCCAGCAGTGGGGAAGCGGCAAGACGCTGCGCGAACTGGTGGTCGACGGCGGCGGCGGACTGGTCTCGTCCGTCGAGCTGATCGGAACCCCGGACCAGGTCGCCGACAAGATGGGCGAGGTCATGAGCTACGTCGGCGGCGACGGCTTCCTGCTCACGACCCCGGTCCTGCGCGTGAGCCGGCGCTACATCACCGAGATCACCGACGGGCTGGTGCCGGCGCTCCAGCGTCGCGGACTGGCGCGGACCGAATACAAGCACGAACTCCTGCGCGATAACCTGATGGAATTCTGA
- a CDS encoding flavin reductase: MTQPHTHPSSNDESRAVSRENFREAMSRLAAAVNIVTTDGTGGRAGFTATAVCSVTDSPPTLLVCLNRNSSASAACLENGVLCVNTLHPSHETLSNLFGGKTPMAERFDSADWAETASGSPRLADAIVAFDCKVERMAEVGTHTVLFCEVIDIAAGDRPEALLYFARRYHTI, encoded by the coding sequence ATGACCCAGCCACACACGCATCCATCAAGTAACGATGAATCCCGTGCCGTCTCGCGGGAAAACTTCCGCGAGGCGATGTCCCGGCTTGCGGCAGCGGTCAACATCGTCACCACGGACGGGACCGGAGGAAGGGCGGGCTTCACCGCGACCGCTGTCTGCAGCGTCACCGACAGCCCGCCGACCCTTCTCGTCTGCCTGAACCGGAACAGTTCGGCGAGTGCCGCCTGCCTCGAGAACGGTGTGCTCTGCGTCAACACCCTGCATCCGAGCCACGAGACGCTCTCCAATCTCTTCGGCGGCAAGACGCCGATGGCCGAGCGCTTCGACTCCGCCGACTGGGCCGAAACGGCAAGCGGGTCGCCGAGGCTCGCCGATGCCATCGTCGCCTTCGACTGCAAGGTGGAGCGCATGGCCGAGGTCGGCACGCACACCGTCCTCTTCTGCGAGGTGATCGACATCGCCGCGGGCGACAGGCCGGAGGCCCTGCTCTACTTCGCCAGGCGCTATCACACGATCTGA
- a CDS encoding MurR/RpiR family transcriptional regulator yields MASRLVLRIQERYARLTAGEQKLAQLILDRQDDILTHSATEIAEMAGVSKATAARFFQHLGYSDFNEVKLQAREERNRTEPYEYSVTNSEQVALGRTIGAHLELELKNLTKTFEEMRSDKVREAAELIAAAPRVWVLGFGSEEGFARYARLLLSRLRHNVMILGINQGSWAEDLAMTGPKDVLLVITLPPHNTLLKPILSYAATSRLNVITITDRGSMLEAQRHSRVVLPCHVASFALGASHTAVGSAIRLLMLTYAAHAGKSAQQRSEIIAGIHEELGDFD; encoded by the coding sequence ATGGCGTCACGTCTCGTTTTGCGCATCCAGGAAAGATATGCCCGGCTGACGGCGGGGGAGCAGAAGCTCGCCCAACTGATCCTCGACCGGCAGGACGACATTCTTACCCATTCGGCGACCGAGATCGCCGAAATGGCGGGTGTCTCGAAGGCAACGGCTGCCCGCTTCTTCCAGCACCTCGGCTATTCGGATTTCAACGAGGTGAAGCTGCAGGCACGGGAGGAACGGAACCGTACGGAGCCCTACGAGTACTCCGTCACCAATTCCGAGCAGGTCGCGCTCGGCCGGACCATAGGCGCGCATCTGGAACTGGAGCTGAAGAACCTTACGAAGACCTTCGAGGAGATGCGTTCGGACAAGGTGCGCGAGGCAGCGGAGCTCATCGCAGCCGCGCCGCGGGTCTGGGTGCTCGGTTTCGGATCAGAGGAGGGGTTTGCCCGCTATGCGCGGCTGCTTTTGTCGCGGCTGCGCCACAACGTGATGATCCTCGGAATAAACCAGGGGTCTTGGGCCGAGGATCTCGCAATGACGGGGCCGAAGGATGTGCTGCTCGTCATCACCCTGCCGCCGCACAACACGCTCCTGAAGCCGATCCTCTCCTATGCGGCCACCAGCCGGCTCAACGTCATCACCATTACGGATCGCGGGTCGATGCTGGAAGCGCAGCGCCATTCGCGCGTCGTCTTGCCGTGCCATGTCGCGAGCTTTGCTCTCGGCGCCTCGCATACGGCGGTCGGCAGCGCCATCCGCCTCCTGATGCTCACCTACGCGGCCCATGCCGGAAAGTCGGCGCAACAGCGCTCCGAGATCATCGCGGGAATCCACGAGGAATTGGGAGATTTCGACTGA